TTGATCTATTTCTAAATCCTGTCGCTAACGATGTAAATATCTGAGATTAATTGTGCATCTTCGTCCCTCTTTTCTCGTTATactctcttcttccttcgaaTTCTCCTAGAATATTTACGATTACGATGAATTCAAGTTTATTATCGAATCATCGATTCATCCGAATTTATCATAGCCGATCATTTAAACGTATTCCAATCAATCTTTATCCCTTtaaaagatatcttttttagAACTGTAAATTCATACTCaacataaacaattatataagcagcttgaaacttaaaaatacAGTGAAAACAACATCGAAAAAATTACTCGTTACTATCGatcattgaagaaaaaaagaatgtgtACATTTTATAACGAGTAAATATTGTTTAGAATCCTTTTTTCTTGTGGATTCTTTAATCACTGAATTATCGAAGTTCGAGCAAGCTACGTTCTCTGAAATGTCACAGTTTGTAGAAACACGGAAGAACGATATGGTAATCTAAATATGGGGAAGTGTTTGGATTACTTTTCGTTCCCGTGAGACCAGTTGTCCGAAATCGATTTTCCATATTCAACCAAGCACTCTACGATGACGTGAGATATACGTATAACATAAAGTATTTACCACAATTAAAGTAAACGTTAATGTTAAAGTGATCACTTTTGATATCTTTGTGGATATTCAATCGATGACGCTCTTTCTTCTCCCCGCATTCGTCGCGTTCAATAGAAACAAGACACCTCGAAACCGGAAGATGcaatacaaaacaaaaaaccGATAATTCTCACTGACAACGATGGAATGTcccaaaaatcaaaattagacAATACCTTGTCGATATAATCTGAATCAGATTGatcagaaatgaaaatttgtcgatCCACGAAGAAACTATCTTCGTCAGTGTTTTGTCGAAATATAtaccatatatatacatatatagtatatacatatgaatatataatatatacacatacatacatacatacatatatatatatatatatttatatatatatttatacatatatttagagGAAACGATCTTTCAACTACGAACTTTtatgattttgtaaattttttctatacagCTTTGCCTACGTAACACTTTCATATgcaatttattcgattatatgatatataatataagatatatcattaaaaacgaatattgTCGTTTCCTCTGAATCCtagcaatattattataacaaattatacttAATCATCGACACCGCCtgctctttaaaaaattatatagtatatatatgcacatttGAGCttttgtagaattatattaatattaataaggaTAAACATAGAATTTCCATCTAATCGCATTTTGTGCTTAGATTCAATGATCTCGTAATATTCGAcgtaatattcgaattatgaTCGTTGAACGGTTcgcgatgaaattttatgattcgaattagaaataactataatgaaaataagaaaaagattattatacacTCATCtcgagatatttatatacatataatatatgtatatggtaTACaaacacaaatataatatattcataaaatatagctCTTGCTTCTCGATTTAAAGAATAACTGTATAAGGATAAGATTAAgctctatattataataattacgttattaaacattaagaatatttaaaatgcagGACTTATGCTAGACAACAATTGGTATCTTATTGAGACATATATTGTCAGAGATTATAAGTActtacatattatatcattcgaAACAGATATTAGATGAACTTACATGAGGAACTCTGAttagcaattatatataatagaatttcttaGCGCGTGGATGGGTGCGGATAAAAACGAGTATGCGAGTctctcatttttcaattttcaatattttataatgttcgGTATGTaacgaaaatgaatattattaaatttttagcgATATACTACCCACTATTTTATTAGCAGCTTAGCCtacattataatctttatattatacatttcatattatagcttataatggataaattaataacaattgtatttgaaacttaattatattctgacttttcgttttcaatcttaataaaatcttaatacaCTGTATAAATTGTGtatgttcatttttttctttaaaagaaagtaaaaaaaaaaaataaaaaaataaaaaaagttaagaattaaattaattcatataagaattattttctttttttttctattttttacataaaagatatctaaagattttatatgaGGGTTTAATTAATGTGTAACAATGTTTTAAAtgtagaataatttcaaaaatatttggaaagtataattccaatataatttcacatatTTACAAGACCATAAATActgtacattaatattaaaattaatttcatttataagaatttttggcCCTCCAATCCAGAAATTCATTGAATTCGGTTTCATCTTCGCTAGAAATATCttcatctatatttttctgttttctatCTGTAGCTTGTACTTGTTCTTTACGTTTTACTAGATCCATTActctattaaaacaaaatttcatttaatttattatgatctatataaattaaatttattgcattCATTATTACCTAGACCAATGTCTTATTTGTTCCTCTATTTCGTCTAATTGTCTTTCTGTTGTTGCCTCTTCTTGATCATCTGCAATAATTTGTGCAGATTGTGCTGTTTCTTCTTTGATTTCTTTCTGAAACTTTTCCCATTCCTCTTCTATAGGATTTTTATACTCAACATTACGAAcctataaaatttgcaaaaaaaaattcatgtaatttgatattatattgataataatataaattttatataataatattcttacttTAGCATCTAAAATTGGATCATCAAAAAATCCTTCTGGAAGAGATTGTTGAtttgtatctttatttttttctttttctttctcctcttctacttctatattttttatatctttttcaaccacaaattctttatcattttccaATCTTGTTGTTATCAcagaattatttgataattttgtattattagcTTCTTTAGAGGGATTATCAAACAAGTTTGATGATAAATTTGATGGTATTTGTGCTGATTgtgtagaattttttaatatacttttgatttttttattcgttgatGATTCTTGTGAAGGAGACGAAGACCTTTTATGTACTTGAATTTTTGTAGAATCTGTttctaattttgttttctttgcttgaataatattttccttatGAGTTTTTGAATTTACATGTACTGGCCAAACTGTCTCATTACGTACAATGCTTTTGCATAAAATACACATAAGTTGTCCTGCAtctgtatatgtatttatcatGGTTaaggatttttataaatatttattattttcaatattcaattattgaataaacacaaaatgtatttaatgtctttattcttaaaaatgcaagatattaataaatgtacatttgtaaaaatataatataataataattattattattaaataaaaataaaaataatatttaataatataagttatacAATGagaaaaagttagaaaatttatcttaatcttaatttaaaatatataataaaaaaggatattttgCTAATggcgaatcaatttttttaattactcctattttctttttatgttcaCTCATAGCTTTACGCAAATCATCTTgtgttaattttcttttaagcgacattttaaattagatcttTAAAGAACAAATGCAACTCTTATTTAGGTtatgttttgtatatattatcttcTGCAACTCTAGCTCCTCTGTTATCAAGTTTTAAAAGTATCAgctgatataattaaaataatttatatgaatttttgttttgaaattatattaataattatagtgctcataagtgaaaaaatatcttttatcttaataaaacttattcgatccaaataaatataatttatataattcttaatcaaGTTTTAatgtgttaaaatttattattcatattaagcattttataagtttttaatgtcaatatctatttaaattcttttatttttgattataaagtgaaaaatcgtgatataatattacgataatataattatggaaGATGATATCCATATACCAACTGTCAATCATGATCCATTCCATGTGATTGGATCTTGTGAATTATGTTCCAGAGAATTAACTAATGCAGAATTGTTATCAATAGTATTGAAATGTGCCAATTTTGCAGCAATAAAACACAAGgatcaaagaagaaaagatgagaaagaaacaccatatataaatcatctaattggtttgtaaatttttaaaaatagaatttgttttataattaaataatgaaataaataaaatatataattttaaataaccgtATAtcctaaaaatgtttttttaggAGTAGCAAATATTTTGGTTCAAGAAGGTAAAATTTATGATCCTGTTGTAATTGTAGCAGCTCTTTTACATGATAGTGTAGAAGATACTAATACTACATTTGAAGagatagaaaatgaatttggCACTGAGGtttgtaacattattaaagaaataactgatgataaaaatttacataaagcAGAACGCAAAAGATTACAAATACAGAATGCTTGTAACAAAAGTCATAAAGCTAAATTGATTATCTTagcagataaattatataatttaagagatcttcaaaaaaacataccagttggTTGGTCACAAGAAAGAGTAAAAGAATACTTTAAGGTAATTAAATAGAagtaaagcaatttttttaactattatttaattaaataaacaaatttataaaaggtaTTAATTACAGTGGGCCAAATCTGTAATTGATGGATGTCgtaaaactaattttaatcttgaaagagaattagatttaatatttgcagAAAGGGTATCTAAAGATAGAGAAATTTGtacatgtaaaaaatttaaaccataatattattattttattaaaatttaaaaataaaaatatatgtatttataatataatatgatcttatataatttaaacaaataataaacattattattaaatattttttttaataaacattgtacaaattgtataaaatatgtaaagaacttataaattttttaatatcatgtatctcatatatatatatatatatatatatgaaaccataatatataatattcatatatatataaaatcataataaaatatatagtagaatcattaatttttatcatatttttgataGAACCACATCATGTATTCTGCCAATTTTTCTACTTCTTCTATAGTAACAGCATTGTACAGAGATGCTCGAATTCCACCTactaatctataattaaatattattatatttaatttaaaaaaataatatgatatatcaaacaataatgaaaaattataatttctataatatattctattatttatattgcatatttctataatatattctattatttattatctcaattaagagatcaatattatatgtttgatAGATCTTTTTCTAATACTGACCTATGACCTTTCAACTGAAGCATTCCTCGTTCACTTGCACCAGatagaaattcattttcaagtttttcatcatttttaccTATTCTGAATGGCACATTCATCCTGCTTCTTACATCTGATTTAACTGGAcatgaatagaaatttttcgatttattgatCACATCATATATCTTTTGACTCTTTGCAATTGCTAGTTTCTCCATTCCTTCAACACTACCATTTTCTTTGATCCATTTGAAAACTAAACCAACtacatatattctaaaaattaacaaaaatattttacaaaatattatatgtttataaaataaatatttcaatcgaaataaaaatttcgataaatagataatagattttttttaaattatcgaatttattgttaaatatttttatcagaaatacATACTGAAATACTGGTggtgtattatatatagaattattgttTGCCATAACAGTAAAGTCTAATATTGTTGGACAAATTTTCATAGCTTGACCGAGGATATCTTCTCTTACTATCACGAGAGTTACACCAGCTGGACCAATATTTTTCTGAGCGCCAGCAAATATTACTGCAAActgaataatacatattacaatatattatagtaataataatgattataatatatcattacatttcgtcaatttattatatattaatattaaaattaacattacgTACTTTTGAAACATCAAAAGATCTCGTAAGTATATTTGACGACATATCAGCAACTAATGGTACTCCATTTGTTTCAGGAATGTAATTAAACTCGATTccttaaacaatatatataaatatatttttcgattattagatctcaattttattttattattattgagttACCGTGAATCGTTTCGTTAGcacaataatatacataagatGCATTGGGATCCAACTTCCAAGTGGACGGATCAGGAATTTCTGTATATTTCGTGATTTGTGGCAAAACCAAATTTACTTTGCCATACTTGACCGCTTCTTTTGCTGCTTTATCTGACCATGtaccttaaaaattttatttatattaaaatataagaaattatccattatcatttctttaaataattatatctcttGTTATGTTATCTCTTACCTGTTACTAAATAGTCTGCAGTACCAGTTGTCATCATGTTTAAAGGAATAGCGGCGAAAATTCCTGTTCCACCTCCTtgcataaacaaaattttataattatcgggAATATgcctgtaaaatataaatattttgttatagatgtactaatgttatatataaattcttgataaattattttaatatttgttaaagttttcaaaagaaaattaaatttttattttataacttacaGTATTTCTCGTAATGTTATTTGTGCTTCTtcgacaatatttttaaattcaatcgatCTGTGACTCAATTCTAAAATACTGATTCCAGTATTATTGTATGCAAGTAATTCTTTTTGTACATGTTGTAATACctacaagaaatatattttcattcacataatgtttaaataaaataattaatttaaagagaagatgatatattatatgatgtgCATGTATTTACgtgtttaattaatcataatttatatataattataattcatttttaacgatattaaacaaatatcgtaaatatatattgtaaatatattgtaatatattgtaaattgaataaactaatttgaaaatttacgaaagcgaattctttattttaatttattaaatctataatatatataaaattctaaaattgaaaaattatatttgtttgattattgtattttattttaataagtacaaatatataaacaaataaatataaataaatttaaaaaaaatgtaataaatataataaaattaaattatttaaagataaatttaaaaaaattttttcaaaaaagtttttttaaaatattaataaaaaaaacaaaaattgaattagaaaaatatatatataataaaaatgtaaatataagttGATatgtctataaaattaaaagagaattttttataaatcaatgtcaacatttatttcttttttttttttcttattttcatattttaatattttttccaatatggtatttttgttaagaataaaaaacaaaacactaaagataatacatattgtatataattaaaaaatgttcgcGCTACCTGTTCCGGAAGTTTGCCTGGTCCTGCACCAAAATTGAtcactttcttttttgaaatgttgCTCTGATTgctcattttaaaatttgctatTGTACTTGAAGATTATGATAGAAAGACTGAACTAGATAcaatatagaaagaaatttcagcGAACTTCGTTATCTCGTTTTAAAGACTTTTATCGTGcacaattgtttttttattaaatatatgataattttttacaattctacAAACTACACCGAAAAATGtggatttttaaatactttaccAATACAATTATAGATTCTTATaaattggtttttttttattacataacttttttttactttctctttaaatttttatttttatttataccacTTCATACAATTAATCGTTCGTAAATTTATTCGCATTAagaacagaaataaataatttatatgattaaccGTAGATAtcttatatgttattttattttgttttgaataCTTGACGTTCGTAAAGACCTGTTGAACAGATCTTTATAAGAGAGAAATGTGAATTGGTCgttcataatattcatatatagggtgttaatatattcgcaaAACATTTTtggagaataaatttttttatttatcgcatTCTCGCtttcaacaaattataaataaatctctttggttataaataaatcttaattgatatttttatatatcaatttttattttggcttttaaaattgattctccaaaaatgaaaatattaacgttctgtaaatgtatgtatacatttcGCTGAGTAACGGCAAAAGTTGAATTTGTTAATGCTAAAagactaattattatattgcaatgattaaacaaataaaaaatataataaggtaataatttcaataatttttctgatttcttgaatgcatataatttcttgaatcttaaatctcttttataatgtatactattataaattgtaattatactaCATAAATGAAgctgatataataaaaataatgtttaaattattggaatattattttatgacgattttattctttcgataattttatcaataccCCCAAcgttttatcttttcattatGGAAATAACTATTGCTGACCCATGACACGTGATTCATTTATCAGTTAAGTCAAATTTTTTTGGTTATTAATTCTAAGTATATAAATGACAACAAAATTCGTTTTATCtgctaaattttattacaatcttttataatatattttataataatatatatatatatatatatatatatatgcgaaaGAAAACTAAATCATTTCGAATGTGTCAGTTTGTCATCGATGAAAATTcttaatgaaaaaacatttcatttcatatattttttattaattattaacatgcATTAATAATGtactttatgtattatattatttgtttcataaaataaaacttaaagtaattttaattaaagaaatatataatgtataaaattaatgatatataaaataatgtttttcattaatcaagtagaaaaatcataatacatatatatatttttccgtcATGTAagcatataatattacatttaatccaaattgtacaatatttaaaaaattcttttgtttatatttaatcaaaataattttaaattattatatttatacatttaattaaatatattattatatttatttacagatataaaatacttaaaaatactaaaaaaaattgttgatgaaaaatgatgtaaaaatatgaaataatatcctattatatcaaatattaaaacaaatattaaaacaaatattaaaatatttcaaatgttaaattgagatttattcaatttctaaaatatggattcgtttaaaacatttctaaatatttttgaacgagctgtaatagaaagaaatagtacaaatttgatagaaattttgaagaatagtcgaaaatattttcaaaatatagcaAAAGATGATAGtggtacataataataataaatacttcttaaattataattttaaaaaaatataatattatatttattatataaaaataatgtaatttttatattataagaaaaatttgtttgaacatatatatttaatatttgcaatttttgtatttagaaTTGATGCTGTCTatgttattcaataaaaacaaaGGCTTGCtctcttttcttaataatgaACTTAAAAGATTCAATTCTCAAAAGGGTTTTGATGTAGCaattaaagaaacattttatcttctagaatttatcatagaACAATTCTCTGATATATTTATAccttatataattgaaacaaaGGTATCTTACaacttatattcatatatttataattaatatacatatataatatatatttttttatatatatatttaataaatttaactttttgtatataagatactaaagtttcatttatttgaagaatacATGTCAATTGGCACTTATAACACATTGTTCAGCATTTATTCAGAAGGCTGCCTCTAGTACATTTAAcaaattgatagaaatttttaaagaatatgacATTGAATTAGGTGaaactgtaaaaaaatttgtgtcattgtttcatttaatcgatataaaaggtaatattaaaatgtataataaatttatattatataaacaatttaatatatatatattccatgatttagtatattaataaatttgattttttgtaGAGAGaagttttctattttctgTACTTAGCacaattataagatattgtcCAGAAGTTTcagaaatagaagaatattctaatataatttttcagcaattaagaaatgatattaaaaaacaggtatattattttttaatgtttttgaaaagaaaatttttatggtatataattatatttataattttagtataatCCAAAAACTATGTCCCATTCGATGGATACATTTCAAGTATATTTGGATGcactttcaaatatattaacaaaactcccaaaagaaatggaaatagaaaaaCATTATGAAGAATTGTATAATTGGATTAAAGAATTAAGTAATCCTAAAaagtattcaattaaaaaagtttcaatgAAATCGGCAATTAATTTGTTGTCTAAACACATGTATCTCTTTCGTGAATTTGTTTATTGTGATTACAAATATTGGTATGACTTATTGATAACTTTTGCTcaagataaaaatgtacaatacAGTGAATGTGGACAATAtgctttaaaaagtttttatcgaGTAATGggaaatactttaaaatataaatcttctaatgaagataaaacaatattcttggtaatttttaataatttttaaaaaaattatataatttgacaatatttaacattttttatattttagtattttaaagATCTTTTTGaggaacaattaaaaaacaacCATCATGTAAATTCAAATATGttacgttttattatatatggatTTAGTCAAATGGCTGCTCCATGTAAAAGATATCTTAGCAATAAAGATGTGAAAGATATGTTTTCACTCATAGCTAATTGTGCTATGTTACTTTGTTCAaggtatcaataattttttttttcaatattttataataatttattatataattattttataataatttattttaatttttaatattatagaaatgaattagaaaaaacacATTTAGAAAGTATTTGTGATTATCAAGAAGCTTTctcagaaataatattacatatatcagaactttcaattaatcaaattaatataattacaaagcTTAGTATTCTTTTAGTTAAAAGATTTCCTGATTTTCCTATATCTAGTCAAAATCTTGCCAAATCATCATTAATGaatactataattaatattgaaataatgagtaaaaattttttagatgaatttctttataatttaagtaagtatataatacatacatatatataataataatatatattattaaatttgatattttgatattgtttatataatatgtttgaatattcagtttataatggaataatatgGACTTGTTCACATACGTTGTTGGTTGATGCTGAATTACAACGAGGATTGAATAATCTTCCGGAACGAccattatgttataaaaattatttgcctTTATGGTTATATCTGTTAAATCCAGATAATTATCGAAAACATAGACATATTACACAAAATATGATTGATTCAACTATAGATGTGggcattatattaattgataaattaaatctgaatacaaaaatgaaagaagataaTGTATTTTCAGATATAGCTTTTTCTCAAATTGCCGAGAATGAAGCAGACTTTCGAACATTCGTTAATATTGTAGATTTATatgttgatataattaatgatttaaactcttctttatttataaatacaatacacaaatttttaatgaaaattatcagTATATCTTATAAGCATCATTTAATATCaggtttttataaattagtacatgcaatatttaaacatgTTTGCATTTTAAgtaatgaagaaaatgaaattgaaatagaaacattagaaatgttgtataaatatttaataaatgtattggaTTTAATTCCTACGTTttctaatgaattattaactacatgcttatatttaattttaaatgtaccaTTAAGATATGTAGAACGCATATTAAACAGTACAATTCCAGCATTTAAAATTGCTTTTACTTTTGGGATAAGCGATTTTGAATTAGCTTGTACAGCTTTAAATAC
The DNA window shown above is from Apis cerana isolate GH-2021 linkage group LG4, AcerK_1.0, whole genome shotgun sequence and carries:
- the LOC107998642 gene encoding guanosine-3',5'-bis(diphosphate) 3'-pyrophosphohydrolase MESH1; translation: MEDDIHIPTVNHDPFHVIGSCELCSRELTNAELLSIVLKCANFAAIKHKDQRRKDEKETPYINHLIGVANILVQEGKIYDPVVIVAALLHDSVEDTNTTFEEIENEFGTEVCNIIKEITDDKNLHKAERKRLQIQNACNKSHKAKLIILADKLYNLRDLQKNIPVGWSQERVKEYFKWAKSVIDGCRKTNFNLERELDLIFAERVSKDREICTCKKFKP
- the LOC107998640 gene encoding probable phosphoserine aminotransferase, giving the protein MSNQSNISKKKVINFGAGPGKLPEQVLQHVQKELLAYNNTGISILELSHRSIEFKNIVEEAQITLREILHIPDNYKILFMQGGGTGIFAAIPLNMMTTGTADYLVTGTWSDKAAKEAVKYGKVNLVLPQITKYTEIPDPSTWKLDPNASYVYYCANETIHGIEFNYIPETNGVPLVADMSSNILTRSFDVSKFAVIFAGAQKNIGPAGVTLVIVREDILGQAMKICPTILDFTVMANNNSIYNTPPVFQIYVVGLVFKWIKENGSVEGMEKLAIAKSQKIYDVINKSKNFYSCPVKSDVRSRMNVPFRIGKNDEKLENEFLSGASERGMLQLKGHRLVGGIRASLYNAVTIEEVEKLAEYMMWFYQKYDKN
- the LOC107998641 gene encoding zinc finger protein 830 is translated as MSLKRKLTQDDLRKAMSEHKKKIGVIKKIDSPLAKYTDAGQLMCILCKSIVRNETVWPVHVNSKTHKENIIQAKKTKLETDSTKIQVHKRSSSPSQESSTNKKIKSILKNSTQSAQIPSNLSSNLFDNPSKEANNTKLSNNSVITTRLENDKEFVVEKDIKNIEVEEEKEKEKNKDTNQQSLPEGFFDDPILDAKVRNVEYKNPIEEEWEKFQKEIKEETAQSAQIIADDQEEATTERQLDEIEEQIRHWSRVMDLVKRKEQVQATDRKQKNIDEDISSEDETEFNEFLDWRAKNSYK